Proteins encoded together in one Pontiella desulfatans window:
- a CDS encoding sulfatase-like hydrolase/transferase, with amino-acid sequence MKNIFVALIVISAFLARAAEKPNILLIVVDDMGWSDVGCFGGEIDTPNLDRLAAGGVRFSDYRVNPMCVVTRTSLMTGHTHSQSDNYRRSLPIAKLMQQAGYATSISGKWHQPGNPLDAGFDSFYGFLHGAINCLTGCAEGQNNPQIQRGRDKPAPVPDGWYSTDAFTDDAIGQIDSAVADGKPFFTYLAFNAPHTPLHAYEKDVEKYYDRYEAGWETLRKKRFARMKAMGLIDDRYVDTPPNGEVRRWNEMSVATQKQEARRMAAYAGMLDRVDQNIGRVLEHLRKKGLEKDTLVIFFSDNGGAYSNGDIQTYDAQIPWHKNSRPYCSNGWSYLKNTPWRWYKSSAEEGGVSSPLIVRWPKGLKGKPGSIQKQRLHVTDLYPTFLALAGADYPEKDGDRKLEPLYGGSMLPAFRNPSLPEHAVHDEIFWAFNFTGKGMLKGDWKISSISDGPWRLYNVNKDPCTTQDLAAAMPEKLKYMNDAWFAFANNHTKMSKDWKQPLKDYQEGWGFHRIRMVLPAYESAIPHMAEENVPTDTDLTFNFSAPLSFEKTKGKAIRLYAVGADDEVVWQADPEPGHAAEGKTSITFDLPQLKPDTTYYLLADAGWITLGGKRAGPINDGAYWYRFRTGK; translated from the coding sequence ATGAAAAATATTTTTGTAGCGTTGATTGTAATAAGCGCCTTTTTGGCAAGGGCCGCCGAGAAACCTAACATCCTGCTGATTGTCGTGGACGACATGGGGTGGTCGGATGTGGGGTGCTTCGGCGGCGAGATCGATACGCCAAACCTCGATCGGCTCGCTGCGGGCGGTGTGCGGTTTTCCGACTATCGCGTAAACCCGATGTGCGTGGTGACGCGCACGAGCCTGATGACCGGGCACACGCACAGCCAGTCCGACAACTACCGCCGCTCGCTTCCCATTGCGAAGTTGATGCAGCAGGCGGGCTATGCAACCTCGATCTCGGGCAAGTGGCACCAACCCGGTAATCCGCTGGATGCCGGCTTCGATTCGTTCTACGGCTTCCTGCACGGCGCAATCAATTGCTTGACGGGCTGTGCCGAAGGCCAGAACAATCCCCAGATCCAGCGCGGCCGCGATAAGCCTGCGCCTGTGCCGGACGGATGGTATTCCACCGATGCGTTCACCGACGATGCGATCGGGCAGATTGATTCCGCCGTTGCCGACGGCAAGCCCTTCTTTACCTATCTGGCGTTCAACGCGCCCCACACACCACTGCACGCCTATGAGAAGGATGTCGAAAAATATTACGACCGCTATGAGGCGGGGTGGGAAACGCTGCGCAAGAAACGCTTTGCCCGGATGAAGGCGATGGGGTTGATCGACGATCGCTATGTTGACACCCCGCCCAACGGCGAGGTGCGGCGCTGGAACGAGATGTCGGTCGCGACCCAAAAGCAGGAGGCGCGTCGCATGGCGGCCTATGCAGGCATGCTCGACCGCGTCGATCAAAACATTGGCCGCGTGCTGGAACACCTTCGGAAAAAAGGGTTGGAGAAGGATACGTTGGTGATCTTCTTTTCGGATAACGGCGGGGCCTACAGCAACGGCGATATCCAAACCTACGATGCGCAGATTCCCTGGCATAAAAACAGCCGGCCGTATTGTTCCAACGGCTGGAGCTATCTGAAAAACACGCCGTGGCGTTGGTATAAATCGTCGGCGGAGGAGGGCGGGGTTTCGTCGCCGCTCATCGTGCGCTGGCCGAAAGGGCTCAAGGGGAAACCCGGCAGTATTCAGAAACAGCGGCTGCACGTGACGGATCTCTATCCAACCTTCCTCGCACTCGCGGGCGCGGACTATCCGGAAAAAGACGGCGACCGCAAATTGGAGCCGCTCTATGGCGGCTCGATGCTTCCGGCTTTCCGCAATCCCTCGCTGCCGGAACACGCGGTGCACGATGAAATTTTCTGGGCGTTCAACTTCACCGGCAAGGGCATGCTGAAAGGCGATTGGAAAATCTCGAGCATCAGCGACGGGCCGTGGCGGCTCTACAACGTGAACAAAGATCCATGCACCACGCAAGACCTCGCCGCCGCGATGCCGGAAAAGCTCAAATACATGAACGATGCCTGGTTTGCGTTCGCCAACAACCACACCAAAATGTCCAAGGATTGGAAGCAGCCGCTCAAGGATTATCAGGAAGGGTGGGGCTTCCACCGTATCCGCATGGTGTTGCCCGCGTACGAATCGGCCATTCCGCATATGGCCGAGGAAAATGTGCCGACGGATACCGATCTGACCTTTAATTTTTCCGCACCGCTCAGCTTCGAAAAGACGAAGGGCAAAGCCATCCGGCTTTATGCGGTGGGCGCCGACGACGAGGTGGTTTGGCAGGCCGATCCGGAACCCGGCCACGCAGCGGAAGGAAAGACATCGATCACGTTCGATCTGCCGCAACTGAAACCGGACACCACCTACTATCTGCTCGCGGACGCGGGCTGGATCACCTTGGGCGGCAAACGCGCCGGGCCGATCAACGACGGGGCCTATTGGTATCGATTTAGGACAGGAAAATGA
- a CDS encoding sulfatase-like hydrolase/transferase, which produces MKRLNTGAGAFQPPMATAGTRMSPLRLGLLFVLLFSGIADAGLVHHYRLDETFQHETIADSEGTIDGSSTELLRGRGGQIAGSMQFAEEDGDQIDFGAANLLIPSGDFSITAWIRFSSDGMDENERILDCSNGDAFGAMSSGFNFKKQNGTLRAFVGDGVNKVASSTAKSAVVQEQWQLVALRFSVSSAPGSVSDGLVSVTAVPFTNAVMSASGVAAKTDSVGHNLGAVVSATNLLAGAPTGIAASAGLSFDGLMDDIRIHDTFLTDQELADLHNVTVPVASCLRWIFNVDGDSEGWSALNASSNTVADGDYVLVASSADPQLLSPDHLDLDLTGISRVFIKAKNGSASTNGSVFFQTLENPSFVGNSVGFTVVSNDPDTTTYAVDMSVHSNWNGTLTRLRIDLPDGATPGDEIRFDRIAVGESGNRPNVIVMLADDLGWMDVTVNGSDYYQTPNVERLAAAGMNFPNAHSANPLCSPTRAGILTGLYPARVRFNTPNGHSTTVTLDPKVNATANAYLPSTTVGSRSRLPNGYVTYAELMKQTGYSTAFLGKWHLGMDEYVPENQGFDFVIGGRQHSGPPGGYFAPFSGDSNIPADWPDGSPVTTDDHVNDLLAAWAADFVGDNRNQPFLMNLWWYDVHGPFQAKPEVRANYVGLAGTDGRQDSPTMAAMIEVMDDGVGTVLDKLEELGLTDDTIIFFTGDNGGWMYSWIAEDLAVPTDNFPSRAGKACIWDGGTHVPFIVNWPGRVAGGTVNSNNVNNLDIYATVLGMLDLEPYEGYPLDSESLVPSLLGQAPANSNTVFVQFPQAPPATGTFPGVWVRQGDMKLIRFFHGNGGTGNHRYELYNITADPGEEHNLAPGNPALVAQLDALIEQHLVDTEALVPVANPSYVPPAFDGWIPNDGVWVQDGTGGRLKLVSNSFLPALDSPDLSARAVPAKVRVTMTSRSYGPGRIGWKLPGDTEWLGAQSVSFPVSHNNVERTIEVPINPGAPVVRLRFQPSSGYFETDVLEILVFDSAGGLIESMSLLDTDGDGTTDGDENAVARNPNDPADLGFHFNGQNDFEGWDTNPQNMVGFVVSNGAVQGTTTSSDPHFENHGVGFDSAPVPAVTLRMKASANAAVQLYWAPQGGGFVGNFLSETYTGGGDWQVLEFILEGNAGWDGNVIDKLRVDPIGTSGATFEIDWIRSANGDADDDGFEDWAEIIAGTDRLDPSENKFVISAAEIPVQVDGKAGRVYYLQWTESLVPTGWGTVETAGPLASDQTVFFSSGTPSTNGFYRVLVEYP; this is translated from the coding sequence ATGAAACGATTGAATACAGGAGCGGGGGCTTTCCAGCCCCCGATGGCGACGGCGGGGACAAGAATGTCCCCGCTCCGTTTGGGCCTGCTGTTTGTGCTTTTGTTCTCAGGTATTGCCGATGCAGGGCTGGTGCATCACTACCGCCTGGATGAAACCTTCCAGCACGAAACCATTGCCGATAGCGAGGGAACGATAGACGGTTCTTCGACTGAACTGCTTCGCGGGCGTGGCGGACAGATCGCCGGGTCCATGCAATTCGCGGAAGAGGATGGCGACCAGATCGATTTCGGAGCCGCCAACCTACTTATTCCCTCCGGCGATTTTTCCATCACGGCCTGGATCCGCTTTTCTTCTGATGGCATGGATGAAAACGAACGCATCCTTGATTGCAGCAACGGCGATGCATTCGGGGCGATGTCCTCGGGGTTCAACTTTAAAAAGCAGAATGGCACCTTGCGGGCGTTTGTGGGGGACGGTGTGAACAAGGTGGCCTCCTCAACTGCAAAGTCCGCCGTCGTGCAGGAGCAGTGGCAGCTCGTTGCGTTGCGGTTCTCCGTTTCGTCCGCGCCGGGTTCCGTTAGCGATGGGCTGGTGTCGGTGACGGCTGTCCCCTTCACCAACGCGGTGATGTCGGCGAGCGGCGTTGCCGCCAAGACAGACAGCGTAGGCCACAACCTGGGTGCCGTGGTTTCTGCCACCAACCTGCTCGCCGGTGCGCCGACAGGGATTGCGGCTTCGGCCGGGCTTTCCTTCGATGGCTTGATGGACGACATCCGCATTCACGACACGTTCCTGACCGATCAGGAATTGGCCGACCTCCACAACGTAACCGTGCCTGTGGCATCCTGTCTGCGCTGGATCTTCAATGTGGATGGCGACAGCGAAGGATGGTCAGCCCTGAATGCTTCGAGCAACACGGTGGCCGATGGCGACTATGTGTTGGTGGCCTCCTCCGCCGATCCGCAGCTATTGTCGCCCGATCACCTCGATCTGGATTTGACCGGCATCAGCCGGGTCTTTATCAAGGCGAAGAACGGTTCGGCTTCGACCAACGGAAGTGTCTTTTTCCAAACCCTGGAAAACCCGTCATTCGTTGGGAACTCGGTTGGCTTCACTGTTGTGTCAAACGATCCGGACACCACCACCTATGCGGTTGATATGTCGGTGCATTCCAACTGGAACGGCACGCTCACTCGCCTGCGCATCGACCTGCCCGATGGCGCGACGCCGGGCGACGAAATCCGGTTCGACCGCATTGCCGTTGGCGAAAGCGGGAACCGCCCCAACGTCATCGTCATGCTGGCCGACGACCTCGGTTGGATGGATGTGACGGTGAACGGGAGCGACTATTACCAGACGCCGAACGTCGAGCGGTTGGCGGCGGCGGGCATGAACTTTCCGAACGCGCATTCGGCCAACCCGCTCTGTTCGCCGACGCGCGCAGGCATCCTTACCGGCCTCTATCCGGCACGGGTGCGGTTCAATACGCCCAACGGGCACTCGACCACCGTTACGCTGGATCCGAAGGTGAATGCCACAGCGAATGCATATCTTCCTTCAACAACGGTCGGCTCGCGTTCCCGGTTGCCGAACGGCTACGTCACCTATGCCGAGCTGATGAAGCAGACCGGCTATTCCACCGCGTTCCTGGGTAAGTGGCATCTGGGCATGGACGAATATGTGCCGGAAAACCAGGGGTTTGATTTCGTGATCGGCGGTCGCCAGCACTCCGGCCCACCCGGCGGCTACTTTGCGCCGTTCAGTGGCGACTCGAACATTCCCGCCGATTGGCCGGACGGGTCGCCCGTTACCACTGACGACCACGTGAACGACCTCCTCGCGGCCTGGGCCGCCGACTTTGTCGGGGACAACCGCAACCAGCCCTTCCTGATGAACCTATGGTGGTACGATGTGCACGGCCCGTTCCAGGCCAAGCCGGAAGTGCGCGCGAACTATGTCGGCCTGGCCGGCACCGACGGGCGGCAGGACAGCCCGACCATGGCGGCGATGATCGAGGTGATGGACGACGGCGTCGGCACCGTGCTCGACAAGCTGGAGGAGCTGGGGCTGACCGACGACACCATCATTTTCTTTACGGGCGACAACGGCGGGTGGATGTATTCCTGGATCGCCGAAGACCTGGCCGTGCCGACCGACAACTTTCCATCGCGCGCCGGCAAGGCCTGCATCTGGGATGGCGGAACGCATGTGCCGTTCATCGTCAACTGGCCGGGGCGGGTGGCCGGTGGCACCGTCAATAGCAACAACGTCAACAACCTGGATATCTATGCCACCGTGCTCGGCATGCTCGATCTGGAACCCTACGAAGGCTATCCGCTGGATTCGGAATCGTTGGTGCCTTCGTTGCTGGGACAGGCTCCGGCCAATAGCAACACGGTCTTTGTCCAGTTCCCGCAGGCACCGCCCGCCACCGGAACCTTTCCGGGCGTCTGGGTGCGGCAGGGCGACATGAAGCTGATCCGCTTCTTCCATGGGAACGGCGGTACGGGGAACCACCGTTACGAGCTATACAATATTACTGCCGATCCCGGTGAAGAGCACAACCTGGCGCCCGGCAACCCGGCGCTGGTTGCGCAGCTCGATGCGCTGATCGAACAACACCTTGTCGATACGGAGGCGCTGGTTCCCGTGGCCAACCCCAGCTATGTTCCGCCCGCGTTCGACGGCTGGATTCCCAACGACGGTGTGTGGGTACAGGACGGAACCGGCGGACGCCTGAAGCTGGTTTCCAACAGCTTTCTCCCGGCGCTCGACAGTCCGGATCTGTCGGCGCGCGCTGTGCCGGCCAAGGTGCGGGTCACGATGACCTCCCGCAGCTATGGCCCCGGACGCATTGGGTGGAAGTTACCCGGCGATACGGAGTGGTTGGGAGCGCAGTCGGTTTCTTTTCCGGTTTCGCACAACAACGTTGAACGCACCATTGAGGTGCCGATCAATCCCGGCGCACCCGTGGTGCGGCTCCGCTTCCAGCCCAGCTCTGGTTATTTTGAAACCGACGTGCTCGAGATTCTCGTGTTTGATTCAGCGGGAGGTTTGATTGAGTCGATGTCGCTGCTGGATACCGATGGGGATGGCACCACGGACGGCGATGAAAATGCGGTTGCGCGGAATCCGAACGACCCGGCGGATTTGGGCTTCCATTTCAACGGCCAGAATGATTTTGAGGGGTGGGATACCAATCCGCAAAACATGGTCGGCTTTGTGGTTAGCAACGGTGCGGTGCAGGGAACAACGACGAGTTCGGATCCTCACTTTGAAAACCATGGCGTCGGATTCGATTCCGCACCCGTTCCCGCAGTCACGTTGCGGATGAAGGCTTCGGCCAATGCGGCCGTCCAACTATACTGGGCGCCCCAGGGCGGCGGATTTGTCGGTAACTTTTTATCCGAAACCTACACGGGCGGCGGCGATTGGCAGGTGCTGGAATTTATTCTGGAAGGTAATGCAGGCTGGGACGGTAATGTGATCGACAAGCTGCGGGTGGATCCGATCGGCACCTCCGGGGCGACCTTCGAGATCGACTGGATCCGTTCCGCCAATGGCGATGCCGACGACGATGGATTCGAGGATTGGGCGGAAATCATTGCCGGCACCGACCGCCTCGATCCTTCCGAAAATAAGTTTGTAATCTCGGCTGCGGAAATTCCCGTTCAGGTCGATGGCAAGGCCGGGCGCGTTTACTATCTCCAATGGACGGAGAGCTTGGTGCCGACCGGTTGGGGAACCGTCGAAACCGCGGGGCCGTTGGCATCCGACCAGACGGTTTTCTTTTCCAGCGGAACGCCCTCAACGAATGGTTTTTATCGAGTGTTAGTGGAGTATCCATGA
- a CDS encoding glycosyl hydrolase family 65 protein, translating into MAYIFSLLVSLSAFGQGSVDDDVTRFEFSDAAASTWVNGYIDSFFTNRVNIENTIFPREYLALSDAWLNGAKWGARSIQEQHRIVLSEQGLANDGYVLTQQHGASSHDHGWPFPHWVQVPYKNGFRGTTAGWHFYDEPKGWEICYAPARGAAPEHFGEAASKTWTLDDLASEGIFEERHAWKLKVSGKLPTLTSPEGVELDSFNCPFIQIRWHAEGNAYSVRPVLEWKCEGDTDWSDKRRMEFSADTIEPYSSDTGMFHSILSLHERPEWNGKITRIRFRFGGLEKGRTLFVRSIFTHWDTRHLVNNSIYIKAAYEYFRWTGDAEFLKQQMPRLRTAMKYMMEEGNGRALNHIRCTWHGHDGRPGYTVNADGTKTFHVGHGKGGNYWDLLPFGWDDMYTTTHYYAALLAMAELEDVTGGDAQALRMHAGAVKKTANEKFFDNKAGRFVGTIDADGIPHDYGFTFVNLEAIHYGIANDANAKRIMEWIGGKRSVEGDTSTGADIYTYRLAPRATTKRNVEWYSFAWTGPETLPFGGQVQDGGAVLGFSFYDVMSRIKTLGADNAWERLMEIRAWDEEVQAYGGYRKYYGDGKGGTTLQGGGTAGGVGIDFEFTESSMLSAVVPFGFMGLRPDGQMLNIEPNLPKDCPQMTVRNLLYQGVPMDVTVSESSIKLVVKSEPATSFKIKFRNEELHIKGAGTFLSPSGAGKPPLR; encoded by the coding sequence ATGGCATATATCTTCAGTTTGCTTGTCTCTTTATCCGCGTTCGGGCAGGGAAGCGTTGACGATGACGTAACGCGGTTCGAATTTTCCGACGCAGCGGCTTCAACGTGGGTGAACGGCTACATCGATTCTTTTTTCACCAACCGGGTGAACATCGAAAACACGATCTTCCCCCGCGAATATCTGGCCCTATCGGATGCATGGCTTAACGGAGCAAAATGGGGCGCTCGTTCGATTCAGGAACAGCATCGAATCGTGCTGTCGGAACAGGGACTGGCGAACGATGGCTATGTGCTCACGCAGCAGCACGGCGCATCCTCGCACGACCACGGGTGGCCGTTCCCGCATTGGGTGCAGGTGCCGTACAAAAACGGGTTCCGTGGCACCACCGCCGGTTGGCATTTCTATGATGAACCGAAAGGGTGGGAAATCTGCTATGCACCTGCCCGAGGTGCTGCCCCCGAGCATTTCGGAGAGGCTGCGTCCAAAACGTGGACGCTGGATGATCTTGCGTCCGAAGGAATTTTCGAAGAGAGGCATGCCTGGAAACTTAAGGTGTCGGGCAAGCTGCCGACCCTCACCAGTCCGGAAGGGGTGGAGCTGGATTCCTTTAATTGTCCCTTCATTCAGATCCGTTGGCATGCTGAAGGAAATGCGTACTCGGTGCGCCCGGTGTTGGAGTGGAAGTGCGAGGGCGATACGGACTGGAGCGACAAGCGACGGATGGAATTCTCGGCAGACACCATCGAACCCTATAGTTCGGATACGGGCATGTTTCATTCGATCCTGTCTCTACATGAGCGTCCCGAGTGGAATGGAAAAATTACCCGCATTCGTTTCCGGTTCGGGGGGCTTGAAAAAGGGCGTACGCTTTTTGTTCGCTCGATCTTCACGCATTGGGACACGCGCCATCTCGTCAACAACTCCATCTACATCAAGGCGGCCTATGAATATTTCCGATGGACGGGCGACGCTGAATTTCTCAAGCAGCAAATGCCCCGCCTGCGCACGGCGATGAAGTACATGATGGAAGAGGGCAATGGCCGCGCGCTGAACCATATCCGTTGCACATGGCACGGGCACGACGGCCGGCCGGGTTATACCGTCAACGCCGATGGAACCAAGACCTTCCACGTTGGCCACGGCAAGGGGGGAAATTATTGGGATCTGCTGCCGTTTGGCTGGGACGACATGTATACCACCACGCATTATTACGCAGCGCTCCTTGCCATGGCGGAACTCGAGGATGTCACAGGCGGCGATGCGCAGGCATTGCGCATGCATGCCGGCGCTGTGAAGAAAACCGCAAATGAAAAGTTTTTTGACAATAAAGCCGGACGCTTTGTGGGCACCATCGATGCCGATGGAATTCCTCACGACTATGGGTTCACCTTCGTCAACCTGGAGGCGATCCACTATGGCATTGCGAATGATGCGAATGCGAAACGGATCATGGAATGGATCGGTGGAAAACGCAGTGTCGAGGGCGACACCTCAACGGGGGCGGACATCTACACCTACCGTCTTGCGCCGCGGGCGACCACGAAGCGCAATGTTGAATGGTATTCCTTCGCATGGACGGGGCCGGAGACGTTGCCGTTCGGCGGGCAGGTGCAGGATGGCGGCGCGGTGCTCGGTTTTTCGTTCTACGATGTCATGAGCCGCATCAAGACGCTCGGTGCGGACAACGCCTGGGAGCGCCTGATGGAAATCCGGGCATGGGATGAAGAAGTGCAGGCCTACGGCGGTTACCGCAAATATTATGGCGATGGCAAGGGTGGCACCACGCTGCAGGGCGGCGGTACGGCCGGCGGTGTCGGCATCGATTTCGAGTTCACCGAAAGCAGCATGCTCTCGGCGGTCGTCCCCTTCGGTTTCATGGGGCTGCGGCCCGATGGCCAGATGCTCAACATCGAACCCAACCTGCCCAAGGATTGCCCGCAAATGACCGTGCGCAATCTCCTTTATCAAGGCGTGCCGATGGATGTGACGGTTTCGGAATCCAGCATTAAGCTGGTCGTGAAATCCGAGCCTGCAACTTCCTTTAAAATTAAGTTTAGAAACGAAGAGTTGCACATCAAAGGAGCGGGGACATTCCTGTCCCCGTCGGGGGCTGGAAAGCCCCCGCTCCGTTAG
- a CDS encoding transposase — protein sequence MHKNHLPHWQQGEAFVFATWRLADSIPQSRLSEWMELRTAWLRHHQQPWDEETEQQYHKRFSRKLDEWLDEGCGACVLKVPSTAAIVANALLHFDRERYELESYVVMPNHVHVLFRPLEKHKLEDIIKSWKGFTAREINKVLGTRGTLWQSDYWDRLIRNERHLFKCREYIRKNPIKAKLCEGQFLLFEKEHG from the coding sequence ATGCACAAGAACCATCTGCCGCACTGGCAGCAGGGCGAAGCTTTCGTTTTTGCGACATGGCGTTTGGCCGATTCGATTCCGCAATCACGGTTGTCGGAATGGATGGAACTCCGCACTGCATGGCTGAGGCACCATCAACAACCATGGGATGAAGAGACTGAGCAGCAATACCACAAGCGCTTTTCGCGTAAGCTGGATGAATGGCTGGATGAAGGGTGTGGAGCATGCGTTTTGAAAGTTCCTTCAACTGCGGCCATAGTCGCGAATGCGTTGTTGCATTTCGATAGGGAGCGTTACGAACTCGAATCCTATGTGGTGATGCCGAATCACGTTCATGTCCTTTTCCGACCGTTGGAAAAGCATAAGCTGGAGGATATCATCAAGTCATGGAAGGGGTTCACGGCGCGGGAAATCAATAAGGTGTTGGGCACGAGAGGTACGCTATGGCAATCCGATTATTGGGATCGCCTGATTCGTAATGAACGCCATTTGTTCAAGTGCCGGGAATATATCCGCAAGAATCCGATAAAGGCAAAATTGTGCGAAGGTCAATTTTTGTTGTTTGAAAAGGAGCATGGTTAA
- a CDS encoding substrate-binding domain-containing protein produces the protein MSEIPIITTQTQTEAVCDILRKKIQSGELSNDGKIPAVRKLEEMVGYPRNTVWRALLQLKEERFVTTTPTGRYLVHPRFRHNHEGYKALKLAFVGNGNMALANPFLQRVYSCLETNKDGFNIEIDLLLGTENKKLCAADLTPYKAVILAASWSFPFFKPLQKKNKLVTSLAAPLSYHLPSGVRIDNFHGGEVAGMAFCESEPKKIVLLGESQYYPDNWHEIFELRALGFRRAWLQHGNPSSVITEYPLPEDLLPRMREIEKIVAAQEEPTGYFALSDPTAIMLLSALHDRGLRIPQDARVIGFDDSPEAAEADPPLASLCPDPQTMAERLILQLRTMEAEPGYNKVTYVKPRLIERASLG, from the coding sequence ATGAGCGAAATACCAATAATTACAACACAAACGCAGACCGAGGCGGTCTGCGACATTCTGCGAAAAAAAATCCAATCGGGGGAACTTTCCAATGACGGGAAAATTCCTGCCGTGCGAAAACTGGAGGAAATGGTGGGCTATCCGCGCAATACGGTTTGGCGTGCTCTGCTCCAGTTAAAAGAAGAGCGTTTCGTAACCACGACTCCCACCGGGCGCTATCTGGTGCATCCGCGGTTTCGTCACAACCACGAGGGCTATAAGGCACTGAAGCTTGCCTTTGTCGGAAACGGCAACATGGCGCTGGCCAATCCGTTTCTTCAACGGGTCTACAGCTGCCTTGAGACAAACAAGGACGGATTCAACATTGAGATTGACCTGCTGCTGGGCACGGAAAACAAGAAACTTTGCGCCGCCGACCTTACCCCCTATAAAGCCGTCATCCTTGCCGCCTCCTGGAGCTTCCCCTTTTTCAAACCGCTGCAGAAAAAAAACAAGCTGGTCACCAGTCTGGCCGCGCCGCTCAGCTACCATCTGCCCTCCGGCGTTCGGATCGATAACTTCCATGGCGGCGAAGTGGCCGGCATGGCGTTCTGCGAAAGCGAGCCGAAAAAAATTGTTCTGCTCGGCGAGAGCCAGTATTACCCCGACAACTGGCATGAAATCTTTGAACTGCGAGCGCTGGGCTTTCGGCGCGCCTGGCTCCAGCACGGCAACCCTTCAAGCGTTATTACGGAATATCCTCTCCCCGAAGACCTGCTGCCACGCATGCGGGAAATTGAAAAGATTGTTGCCGCTCAGGAAGAGCCTACCGGGTACTTCGCGCTCTCCGATCCCACGGCCATCATGCTGCTCAGCGCCCTGCACGACCGCGGCCTGCGCATCCCGCAGGATGCCCGGGTGATTGGATTCGACGACAGTCCCGAAGCCGCCGAAGCCGATCCGCCGCTCGCCAGCCTCTGCCCCGACCCCCAAACCATGGCTGAACGGTTGATCCTTCAACTGCGTACCATGGAAGCCGAACCCGGCTACAACAAAGTCACCTACGTCAAGCCCCGCCTCATCGAACGCGCTTCCCTTGGCTAA